The nucleotide window GGGCTCTCGCATTGGCTCTCCTTATTCGGGCCGGATCTTTCGGGCTCAACACCGACGGCGTCCTCCTTCTCTCCTTCAAATACAGCATCACCGCCGATCCATTCCGCGCTCTGCAAGGCTGGACCGCCGATGACGAGACTCCGTGCTCGTGGAACGGCGTCTCCTGCGGCTCTCCGGGCTCCGGGGAGCCCTATTTCCGGGTCACGGGCCTCTCCCTCCCGGATTCAGGCCTCCGCGGCTCCCTCCCCGCCACAATTGGCATGATCCAACACCTCCAAAATCTCAATCTCTCCAACAATTCCATCAATGGATCCATCCCTTCCACTCTCTTCTCCGCCGCCGACCTTCAGTTCTTCGATTTGTCCAACAATCTTCTCTCCGGCTCCCTCCCGGAGCTCGTCGGGAAGCTTCAGAATCTCCGGCTTCTGAACCTTTCCGACAACGCTCTCGTAGGGAACCTGCCGTTAAATCTGACGGCGCCTCCGAATTTAACAGCTATTTCTCTGAAGAATAACTACTTCTTCGGCCCGATTCCGGCGAAATTCGATTCAATTCAAGTGTTAGATCTGTCTTCCAACTTGATCAACGGAACTCTACCGCCAGATTTCGGCGGCAGCCATATTTCCTACTTCAACGCTTCCTACAACAGACTCTCCGGCGAAATCCCGCAG belongs to Salvia splendens isolate huo1 unplaced genomic scaffold, SspV2 ctg188, whole genome shotgun sequence and includes:
- the LOC121789259 gene encoding probable LRR receptor-like serine/threonine-protein kinase At4g37250 encodes the protein MVPSALLNLTSISISYYTILPSNHNTMRARNLDLLNLWALALALLIRAGSFGLNTDGVLLLSFKYSITADPFRALQGWTADDETPCSWNGVSCGSPGSGEPYFRVTGLSLPDSGLRGSLPATIGMIQHLQNLNLSNNSINGSIPSTLFSAADLQFFDLSNNLLSGSLPELVGKLQNLRLLNLSDNALVGNLPLNLTAPPNLTAISLKNNYFFGPIPAKFDSIQVLDLSSNLINGTLPPDFGGSHISYFNASYNRLSGEIPQQFASLIPANATVDLSHNNLSGPIPASDLFFHQATDSLSGNPNLCGQPLQNTCLAPSTSPPPAGEGVPPSNSPPAIAAIPKTIASNPSTGDPSHEDRSGLTTRTILAIVIGDVAGIAILAIIFLYIFKRKKIAKHTTKPEEQTANEFDWASSESTSANTTL